Genomic DNA from Longimicrobium sp.:
GCAGGCGCGGGAGGATCTTCCCTCCCCCGCACCCGCGTTTCCCGGGACGCGACTCCCGATTGCGCGACAATTGTAAACGGATGCCGCGGGGGCCGTCAACCCGCGGTATCGGCTTGAACCCGCTCCGCGCCTACCGCCGCTTGCGGTTGCGCCGGCGCGCCGCCTTCTCGGCCTTGCGGCGGCGCTTCTCCACGTCGCCGCGCGGGATCGCGCCGCCGTGCGCCGCCTTCGGGGTGCCGGGCGAGGGGCGCAGGTGCGGGGTGTAGGTCCAGTACCGGGGCCGGGGCGTGACCCGCTCGGAGATCAGCCCGAGCTCCAGCTGCACGTCCTCCCAGTCGCCCATGACCGAGATGTCGGCCTCGCCCGCGGCGTAGATCTCCTCGATGAGGGGCGCCGTTTCCACCGCCTTCAGCTCGATCAGGTCGCCGACGAGGAACGCGTTCAGCGCGGGGTGCTGCCGGCCGGACCAACGCAGCTGGCGGACGAGGATGTCGACGACCGCGGAGCGCGTCTCCGGGTGCCGCTTCGCGATCTCCGCCAGGCCGTTGGCCGTCGTCGCCCCGGTGATGACATCGAAGCCGATCGATTGCCGGGCAAGCGCCACGCGCAGCGGCTCGACGGCGGCCGGGCCGAGCATCCCGAATACTGCCGGCAGCTCTTCGTGCGCCCAATCGTCGTCGTCATTCTCCAGCACCTGGACCAGCGGCTCGACGGCGGCCTCGGCGCCGAGCTGCCCCAGCGCGCGCCAGGCGTAAACGGGCGCCCACACCTCGGCCGAGTCCTCGCCGGCAGCCGCGAGCTCAGGGTCGCTCAGCATCCGGATCAGCTCCGGAACGTGCTCGCCGGTGATCCCCATCTCCCGGTAGTCGGCCCAGTCACCCGGGAACTCGGGCCGGCCCATCGCCAGCAGCCGGTCGACGGGGGGTGGATAGGACGGCGTCATACGAGGTCGGTGGCCGCGGGTAGGAGTGAACGGAGCGAGGCGGTAGATCGCGACAAAGTGTCGCCCCACCGACGCAGACGCAACAGTCGCCGCACCGTGCCCCTCGCGGAGGCCGCGTCCACGTCGTAGAATCTCCCCCGGTGAACGCAGTGACCCCCTCGGCGAGCCACGAATCTTGAGCGAATACCAGTACTACGAGTTCCAGGCGATCGACCGCCCCCTCATCCGTGAGGAGATGCGCACGCTGCGCGGCATCTCGTCGCGCGCCACCATCACCCCCGGCCGTTTCGTCAACGAGTACAACTGGGGCAGCTTCAAGGGCAACGCGTTCCAGCTGATGGAGCTGTACTTCGACGCGTTCCTGTACTTCGCCAACTGGGGCACGCATGAGCTGATGCTGCGCCTTCCGTCGCGCGTGCTGGACGCGAAGACCGCCGGGCTCTACTGCCCCGGCGATCTCGCTTCGTCATCGGTCCGGGGCGATCACGTGATCCTCGCCTTCACGTCGGAGGACGAAGGTGCCGACTGGCTGGGGGAAGACGACGGGGTGCTGGCCTCGATCCTTCCGGTGCGCGCGGAGATCGCGAGCGGAGACCATCGCGCGCTGTACCTGGGCTGGCTGCTGTACGCGCTGACCGAGGGAGCGGAGGACCACGAGACGGAGCCGCCGGTCCCGCCGGGGCTCGGCGAGCTCACCGCGGCGCAGGAGGCGTTCGCCGACTTCCTGCGCATCGACGACGACTGGATCGCCGCCGCGGCGGAACTCAGCCCGGCGATGCGGGCCGAGCCCGATGGCGAGCAGGTGCGCGCGTGGGTGGCCGCGCTCGGCGAGGCGGAGAAGACGGATCTCCTCGTCCGCGTCGCGCGCGGGGAGGGCGGCCTGGTCGCGGCCGAGCTCACCGCTCGCATGCGGGCCCGGCTCGGCGCACCGGCCGGGGCCTCCGCGCCGCGCACCGTCGGCGAGCTGCGCGAGGCCGCGGAACGGCGCGCCGAAGAGCGCAGCCGCGCCGCCGCCGAGCGGGCCGCCCGCGAGAAGGCGCGGAAGGATGCGGAGATGGCCGCCGCGCGCGAGCGCTACCTCGACGGCCTCGCAGGTATGGAACGAGAGATGTGGGCGAAGGTGGAGGAGATGATCGCGACCAAGCAGCCGAAGCGGTACGACGAAGCCGTGGCGCTCCTCGTGGACCTCCGCGATCTCGGCGCGCGCGACGGCCGTGCGGAGGAGGTGCTGGCGCGCATCGAGGAGATCCGCGTGCGCCACGAGAAGAAGCCCAGCTTCCTGCAGCGGCTGGCGAAGGCTATCCCGCCGCGTCCGGTGCTTTTCGGGGAGATTCGCTGATCACCCCGTCAGCGGGGCGACCTCACCTGACGAGAAGAGCGAGGACTGACGAAGCAACCTGGCCGCCGCGGAGCACGTGTCCGCGGCGGCCAGCCCGCATCAAAGCTTGAAATCCAGTCCCCGCTTTCAGTTGTATTGGATCTTCGTCGAGTCAAAGCCGGCGTTGCGGAACAGGCGCTCCCAGTAGGATCGCACCGCTGCGGCGTTCGGCTTGTCGGCGAGATTGCCCATGAACACGCGGATCGCCGCGTTGCGGAACCGGGACCTGTCCACGTGCAGTTCCCTGAACAGCGCCGTGTCCGCATCCGCCCACTGCTCGGCCTGGGCGCCGGACTGCGGCGGATGAACGTCGAAATCGCGGCGCGGCGAAGGCATGCTTTCCCGCATATCGCCGAAGATGTAGACCACCGCGCCGGAGTCGGTGTGGGCGAGCTCGTCGCTCGCGACCGCCAGCACACCCAGCATGTCGGTGTGCGCCCGAGAGGCCGGCTTCACGCTGGCTGTGCGCAACCCGAGCATCGCGTCGCGTGCCTGCTTTCGCAACAGGTTCGCGTTGCTCTCGAGCTGAGTCTTTTTCTGCGCTTTCTGGATCGTCGTGCCGGTCGCGGTGTCGCGGGTGAGTGTATCGGTGACGTCGACCCGCTCCGACTTTGCGGTTGTAGCGGCATGCACGAGGAAGCCGTGGAGCCCATTGCCCTTGCACGTTGCGACCGAATCGGCAAGCTGCGCCAGGGTGGAATCGAATCTCGCCTGCGTCTGAGAGTCGACGACGCTGCTGGCGCTCTGGTCGTAGAAGACCAGCCTCTGCCGCGGAGTGCATTCCTGCCGCGGCGGGCAGGCGGCGAGCAGAGATACCACGCCGAGCGGGGCGAGGCGGACCAGCATTCCGCCGAGGAACGAGAACGTCATCGGGTTCAGTTCAGTGTGGCAGGGGGGATCGCCTGCTCGCGCAGGGCACGGCGAAGCGCGACGAATGGACGCGGCCGCTTGCGGCGAGGGCGCTCCCCCTCCGTGGCTTCGCGTTCGTCCGCCGCCACCGCGATTCCCAGCTCGTAGCCGTCGTCGTACAGGCTGCGGAGACGGAGCCGCCGCTCATTGCTCAGCCGGGCCAGCAGCGCGCGGCGCTCCACGGCCAGGGACTCGGCACGGTTCTCCAGCTCGGTCGCGGGCGGCTCGTCGGCCAGCGTGGCACGGAGGCGCTCGAGGTCCGCGGCGTGCCGCGCGAGCTCGGCGGCGGCGGTTTCCCGCATGGCCTTCGCCTGCGCGCGCTCCGCCGCGTGCTCCTTCAGCCGGCGGGCGGCCGGCTTGCGGACGTGGAGGTGGAAACGGAGGTATCGCAGGCCGATCCCCAGGCTGGCCGCTCCGGCCGCTGCGAACAGGATCCCCGAGAGGATGAACGACCAGCGGGCCAGCGCGCTGGCGTTAATCTGTGCCTGAATCGTCGCCAGCTCCCGCCCACGCGCCGCCGGGTCCGGGTTCGCCATCGCCAGCTGCACGGCGGACTGCATCCCGTTGGCCTCGAACCGGAAGGCGCCCAGCACCCAGAGCGTGACCACGGAAAGCAGCGCCAGCACGCCGATGGTGATGACGAACTTCCGCTCCTTCCCCTCCCAGTAGTGCTTCTCCACCAGCCGGTCGTACGCCGGCTTCAGGACGATGGAGATCATGGCCAGGCCGAGGGCGAACACCCACGACTCGTCGATCAGGCCGAAGATCTTCGACCCGGTGAGCGACAGCGCGTCGGCCACGATCTTCTGCGACATCACCACGTCGCCGAAGATGAACAGCGCCCCGGCGGTCAGGAAGATCGCCGCCTGCGACTTCGATCCCGACTGCCAGTGCCCCTCGGATGCCGCGGCGGCCTCCTGCACCGCGGCATCCGCGCGGACGGCCGCCGCCTCCGCCCGTTCGCTTCGCTCGCGCAGCACCGCCAGCTCGCCCGTCCGGCCGGCAAGGTCCGCGCGCTGGCTGCGCAGCGACGCGGCCTTTTCGCGCGCCTCGCGCTCGCGAGTCTCCAGCTCGGCCAGCAGCCGCTCGATCGCCTCGCCTTCCACCGTGTGGGCGATGAACTCGCGGAAGTTCTCCGGCGGCACGCCGCGGCGCCCGTCGAGATGTCCGTAGCCAAACGCCGAATCCACCTCGGGAATGTCGCTGCGCATGTAGGTGACGGGAACGCCGAACCGCTCGGTGGTCTCCCCCACCTCGCGCGGCGCCGGCTGCGCGGGTGCCGGAGCGGGCGCGGCCTCGGGCGCAGGCTCCGGGCGGGGACGGAAGATTCCGGGAATCGAGATGCGCATCAGCGGGAACCGTTGGAGGAGATCACGGCGGACGGGGAAACAAAGCGCGCGGGATGCTGCCCGGACCCGCCCGCGAGCCCGAACTCGCTGCGGAACAGCGCCACCTTGGCGTCGCGGATCGCGTCCCACTCCGCGTCGGAGCGCAGCGAGGCGATGGCGCGCCGCAGCTCGTCGGTGCGCGCCTCCGCCTGGTGGCGCAGGTCCACGGCCCGGGCGCCGCGCTGCGCCCGCATGGTCCGGATCGCCTCGCCCAGGCGCGGGACGCTGCTCAGCAGCTGCCGCCCTGCGAACACGAACACCAGGAAGAGCAGCGCGGCCGTGGAAACGGCCCGCACGCCGCCCAACCGCTCCCACGCCCACACCGCCACGAACACCGCGGCCACGAGCGGCACCCCGAACTCGGCCAGGCGGATCTTCCAGAGCTCCACCCGCCCCGGCCGCTCGGCACCGTCGGCCACGAAGAGCAGCGACACGGGAAGGAACGCGGTGAAGAACCCGGCCGCCACCACGCCCAGCGTGACGAGCGCGGCAGGCCCGAAGGCGCTGCGCAGCTGGTCGTACACGAGCGCGCCCGTGCCCACGCACGCCGCGGCGGACGCAAGGATACCGAGCCCGTAGCGCACCGCGAGCGCGGCGGGAGCACCGTCGCCGGGGAACGCTGGTTCCACGCTGGCCGGCGGCCGCGGGAGAGCGGCTTCGCGCGACTCGCACCGGGCCAGCTCCGCCTCCAGCCCCGCGCGGACACGGGCGGTCTCGGCGCGGCAGAAGAGGTAGTAGGCGCGGATGCACTCCTCTTTCGCCTTCAGCCCGCCCTCGTCGCGGGCGAGCCCGAAGAGCACGCCTTCGTCGCGCAGCAGGCCGTCGTCCTCGATCCACCGGAAATCGAGCGTAGCGCCGTCGGTGGACGTGCTGGTGCTCGCCCGGGCAGGGGATAACATGATCATTGGATAAACGTATTCACCTCGGGTGGGACGAGTCTCATTGCGGGGCGGCAGCGCGCGAACCTGAGGGCACTTCGCCCGTGGGACACGGCGGGAGTCGCTGCATACGGAGGGATCCTGCGGGAGACGGCCTCCCGGAACCGGAGCGGCCGTCCGACCGAAACATATGGCGCCTCCGGATTTCGCGCCAGAGGGGACAATGCCTCGGAATCCACAGTTCCAACCCGGTGTGCTCTCCCGCCGGAAACCATTGACGGGCACCGCCACGCGTTTTCCCACCCGGACGCCGGTATTGCCCGCGACCCACCGCCGAAAACCGGCGATGCATTGCGGGCCGGATCGAAACGCTCGATCCGGCCCGCGGCCCGACGTACTCGAAACCGCCTCTACCGCATCACCCCATCGCGGCGCGGCGGGCGGCGGGGTGCTCGCCGTCGGCGGTGCGGCGGCGCGAGCGGGCGATCTCCGCGTCGAGACTCCAGTCCCCCGGCCCGGCGAACACCAGGTAGAGGAAGAAAAAGCAGTACAGCACGGCGCCGATGCCGTTGTTCGTTTCCGGGAAGAAGCCCATCGGGAAGTGGAACTGGAAGTACGCCACCGCCATCTCGCCGGCCAGGACGAACGCCACGGGGCGCGTGAGCAGGCCGAGCGCGATCATCGCCCCGCCGACGATCTCCATCATCCCCCCGATCCCCATCTGCGACATCCACGGGACCGGGACCACGCCGGGCGGCGCAGCGGGCGGCCAGCCGAACAGCTTCATGGTGCCGAAGGTGATGAACAGCAGCCCGCCGGCGATGCGGTAGACGGCCAGCGCCCGGCCGGGCCACGGCTCGCGCGCGGGTTCGAAGATCGGCATGCGGTCTCCAGGTTGTGGGTGGGCACTCCGGGAAATCGTCGCGTCACCAAAAGAACGCGGAGTGTGGGGAGGATGCAATCCCGCGGCGTTGCCGAAGTTCTTTGCGCCGTCCGGGATCGCCGGGTCCTCCCCGGCGGGGACCCGGCCGACCCTCGCTCAACCCGGCGAGGCCAGGTGCTCGGCCAGGCGCTCCAGCGTGTCCCGGGCGCCTTCGATGGCACCGTGCTCGCGGACCACGTAGTCGCGCGCGGCGGCGGTCGGGAATACTGAGCGCAGGGTCACGCGCGTGCGGCCGCCCTCGTCCTCGAAGGTCACGGTCGCGTCGAAGCTGGCGGGCTCGCCCGGGGCGGTGCCGTGCGCCCACGACAGGCGCTCGGGGCGCACGACCTCGCGATAGACGATGTAGTTGGGATAGTCGGTGCCGTCCGGGCCGTGCATGATGTGGCGCCAGACGCCGCCCGGCCGCACGTCCATCTCGTGCGTGGTCGTGGTGAAGCCGCGCGGGCCCCACCACCCGCTGACGTGCGCGGAGTCGGTGAACGCGTCGAACACCAGCTCGCGCGGCGCGTCGAACACGCGCGTCGTGACGACCTCGCGGTCCGCCGTGTCGCTGGGGGCGGCCGCCGTGCCGGTTGCCGTGCTTTCCGTCGTCATCTTTCGTCTCGCGATTCGGGGTCCATGAGGAATGACGCCGCCTCGCTGCGGCGGCATCGGGTGATCAGCCTTCGCTCTCCTTCTGCTTCCGCTGCACATCGGCCAGATACGCGTCCAGCCGGTCGAAGCTCTCGTCCCAGAACCGGCGGTAGCGCTCCACCAGGTCGGCCACGTCGCGCAGCGGCCCGGCCTCCAGGCGGCACGGACGCCACTGCGCGTTGCGGCCGCGGGTGATCAGGCCGGCGCGCTCCAGGACCTTCAGGTGCTTGGAGATGGCCGGGCCGCTCATCGCGAACGGCTCCGCCAGCTCCTTCACCGACGCCTCGCCCGACGCCAGCCGCGCCAGGATCGCCCGGCGCGTGGGGTCCGCCAGCGCGGAGAGGGTGACGCTCAGTGGGTCGGTCGATTGCTGCATATAACCATTTGGTTAAGTAACCTGATGGTTATATAAGCTCACCACCGTTGTCCTGTCAACGGTCTTGAAGAGAGCATCACCGGCGAAGAGCAGACGTAGTGAGTGATGAGATTCGCGAAAATGCGAGTGAACTCGCGGCTACAACGGCACGCAGTCCGCCTTCGCGGACTTCTCGCGAGGCAGCGACGGTGTGGTCGCCGATGCATCGTTTGGGGATGGAGATCGGGATCACGGCTTGACTGTGGGCGGGCGAATCTCATACTACGAAGCCCTATCCGCGCCCCGGACCGGCGCGTGGATGCCACTCTCTCCCGATAAAGGAGAATCGATGACCGATGCAGCCGGCGCGTCCGCCGAATCCGGGATCCGCGCGGCGATCGAGCGCCGCGTGGCCGCCGTGCGCGCCAAAGACGTGGACGCGGCGATGACCAACGTCGCGGACGACGTGCTGACCTTCGACGTGGTGAACGCGCTGCAGCTTGCCGGCGCCCAGGCGACGCGTCAGCGAGCGGCGGAGTGGTTCTCGTCGTTCTCGGGGCCGATCGGGTTCGAGATGCGCGACCTGGCGATCGTCGCGGGCGGCGACGTGGCGTTCTCGCACTCGCTGAACCGCTACAGCGGCACCGTGACCGCGGGCGCG
This window encodes:
- a CDS encoding metalloregulator ArsR/SmtB family transcription factor, with product MQQSTDPLSVTLSALADPTRRAILARLASGEASVKELAEPFAMSGPAISKHLKVLERAGLITRGRNAQWRPCRLEAGPLRDVADLVERYRRFWDESFDRLDAYLADVQRKQKESEG
- a CDS encoding YybH family protein, which codes for MTDAAGASAESGIRAAIERRVAAVRAKDVDAAMTNVADDVLTFDVVNALQLAGAQATRQRAAEWFSSFSGPIGFEMRDLAIVAGGDVAFSHSLNRYSGTVTAGALDMWVRVTTGWRRIGGRWMITHEHNSAPFSTDTGQPMLDAQP
- a CDS encoding SRPBCC family protein, with translation MTTESTATGTAAAPSDTADREVVTTRVFDAPRELVFDAFTDSAHVSGWWGPRGFTTTTHEMDVRPGGVWRHIMHGPDGTDYPNYIVYREVVRPERLSWAHGTAPGEPASFDATVTFEDEGGRTRVTLRSVFPTAAARDYVVREHGAIEGARDTLERLAEHLASPG
- a CDS encoding DoxX family protein, which produces MPIFEPAREPWPGRALAVYRIAGGLLFITFGTMKLFGWPPAAPPGVVPVPWMSQMGIGGMMEIVGGAMIALGLLTRPVAFVLAGEMAVAYFQFHFPMGFFPETNNGIGAVLYCFFFLYLVFAGPGDWSLDAEIARSRRRTADGEHPAARRAAMG